One Lysinibacillus fusiformis genomic window carries:
- a CDS encoding amino acid ABC transporter permease gives MTIDISFIFEAFQEICKVLPLTLFMTFTPVVLGILIGIVVAFVRIQNIKIFAPLLNFYVSFFRGTPIIMHIMLIYFGIPIVVDAIAQALKLSFDSNTIPILFFVILALTLSAGAYASEIIRAGILGVPKGQLEAAYAVGLTFSQAMRRFILPQAFSQSIPNFTNVFIGFLHATSLAFFVSIKELTGVATIVASVNLKFLEAFIAVGLIYWGVSAIIEWIAHRIEKRVTAYSKGGI, from the coding sequence TTGACAATTGACATTTCTTTTATTTTTGAAGCATTTCAGGAAATTTGTAAGGTGTTGCCGTTAACTTTGTTCATGACGTTTACACCTGTTGTTCTGGGCATTTTAATAGGCATAGTGGTAGCATTTGTGCGGATACAAAATATAAAAATTTTCGCTCCATTATTAAATTTTTATGTATCCTTTTTCAGAGGAACACCGATTATTATGCATATTATGCTGATTTATTTTGGGATACCAATTGTAGTGGATGCTATCGCGCAAGCCCTGAAGTTGAGTTTCGATTCAAATACCATCCCTATTTTGTTTTTTGTAATACTTGCGCTGACATTAAGTGCCGGAGCGTATGCCTCGGAGATTATACGAGCGGGTATTTTAGGCGTACCAAAGGGGCAACTTGAAGCGGCGTATGCTGTAGGTCTAACATTTTCACAAGCGATGCGTCGGTTTATATTGCCACAAGCATTTAGTCAGTCGATTCCAAACTTTACGAACGTTTTTATTGGTTTTTTACATGCGACATCATTAGCATTTTTCGTTTCGATAAAGGAGTTAACCGGCGTAGCCACTATCGTGGCATCAGTTAATTTAAAATTTTTAGAGGCTTTTATTGCTGTGGGATTAATTTATTGGGGTGTGTCTGCAATTATTGAATGGATTGCACATCGGATTGAAAAAAGGGTGACTGCTTATAGTAAGGGCGGCATTTAG
- a CDS encoding amino acid ABC transporter permease: MANDFDFMLIADVLPTLLQYLPVTLEILVFSILFGMVLGIVVAIPKLLHIPVLKQLVSIYISYIRGTPILVQLFLVFYGIPAVLQSIQIDVTRVNAIYFVIITYTFSNAAAFAEIFRAAILTVDRGQIEAAYSVGLSRKQAFIRIVLPQAIRVAFPNMTNTMISSLKDTSLAFSIGVMDMVGRGETLIASTTRALEIYIALSILYYVIVVLLEKLLKRNERYLNRYMQKELATS; encoded by the coding sequence ATGGCGAATGATTTCGACTTCATGCTAATAGCGGACGTACTCCCGACATTGCTTCAGTATTTGCCCGTAACACTTGAAATATTAGTATTTTCGATTCTTTTTGGTATGGTACTCGGTATAGTAGTCGCTATACCGAAGCTGCTTCACATACCTGTTTTGAAGCAGCTCGTATCAATATATATATCGTATATTAGAGGTACGCCAATACTCGTGCAGTTATTTTTAGTGTTTTATGGCATACCAGCAGTCTTACAAAGTATTCAGATTGATGTAACAAGGGTGAACGCCATTTATTTTGTCATTATTACGTATACATTCAGCAACGCAGCCGCATTTGCAGAAATTTTTAGGGCAGCGATTTTAACGGTTGATCGCGGTCAAATAGAAGCAGCCTATTCAGTTGGTTTAAGTCGTAAGCAAGCTTTTATACGGATTGTGCTTCCACAGGCCATTCGTGTTGCTTTTCCCAATATGACGAACACAATGATTAGTTCATTAAAGGATACCTCGCTGGCCTTTTCAATCGGGGTAATGGATATGGTGGGACGTGGGGAAACACTTATTGCCTCCACAACTCGAGCACTAGAAATTTATATTGCACTCTCTATCTTGTACTATGTCATCGTTGTATTACTAGAAAAGCTATTAAAACGCAATGAACGCTATCTCAATCGCTATATGCAGAAAGAACTAGCGACGAGCTAG
- a CDS encoding transporter substrate-binding domain-containing protein, with amino-acid sequence MKKLSLYLTIVLTLLLTACTSVENSEGDASKNDSAQEGKDVQKIIVGTGTQFPNICFLDDKGNLTGYDVELVRAIDEKLPEYEFEFKTMEFSNLLLSLETKKIDFVAHQMEVNSEREKKFLFNKEPYNVFPLKVTVNAKNDEIQSIDDLKGKSVSVSATSNSAVFLEKYNKEHDLGVNIVYSSGSADVNNQIATGRIDAIITTPFAVKYYNENNEAQQKVVGDALLNSKVYFLLNKDSVALQERIDEAIKELKADGVVSELSEKWLGDDYSVDF; translated from the coding sequence ATGAAAAAATTATCACTTTATTTAACAATAGTGCTTACCTTACTTTTAACAGCTTGCACAAGTGTTGAGAATTCTGAAGGAGATGCCAGTAAAAATGATTCAGCACAAGAGGGAAAAGATGTTCAAAAGATTATTGTTGGCACCGGCACGCAATTTCCTAATATATGCTTCTTAGATGATAAAGGAAACTTAACAGGGTATGATGTCGAGCTAGTGCGTGCCATTGATGAAAAACTACCAGAATATGAATTTGAATTTAAAACTATGGAATTTTCTAACTTACTACTAAGTTTAGAAACAAAAAAAATTGATTTTGTCGCACATCAAATGGAAGTCAATAGTGAGCGAGAGAAGAAGTTCTTATTCAATAAGGAGCCCTACAATGTATTTCCATTAAAGGTAACGGTAAATGCAAAAAATGATGAAATCCAATCCATTGATGATTTAAAAGGAAAGAGTGTCAGTGTTTCAGCGACGAGTAACTCGGCTGTTTTTCTAGAGAAATACAATAAAGAGCACGATTTAGGTGTAAATATTGTTTATTCGTCTGGTTCAGCAGATGTCAATAACCAAATTGCTACGGGTCGTATCGATGCAATCATTACAACACCATTTGCAGTAAAGTATTATAACGAAAACAATGAGGCCCAACAGAAAGTTGTAGGGGATGCATTATTAAACTCCAAAGTTTATTTTTTACTTAATAAAGATTCGGTGGCATTACAGGAACGTATTGATGAAGCCATTAAAGAGCTAAAAGCAGACGGGGTTGTAAGTGAGCTTAGTGAAAAATGGTTAGGTGATGATTATTCAGTCGATTTCTAA
- a CDS encoding glutaredoxin family protein has translation MTKKIDIIVWSKQGCSYCEEVKTYLHAEGIAYKTVDVTHNDAFRDILESKYGVRYVPVIEIGSSENGVYKAVTEIGLEYLKAALADSVPSHI, from the coding sequence ATGACAAAAAAGATAGATATAATAGTTTGGTCAAAACAAGGATGCAGCTATTGTGAAGAAGTAAAAACGTATTTGCATGCGGAGGGTATCGCTTATAAAACAGTCGATGTGACACATAATGATGCATTTCGTGACATTCTTGAGTCAAAGTATGGTGTACGTTATGTACCAGTTATAGAAATTGGCTCAAGTGAAAATGGTGTGTACAAAGCTGTAACGGAAATAGGGCTAGAGTATTTAAAAGCAGCACTTGCTGATAGCGTGCCTTCGCATATTTAA
- a CDS encoding LLM class flavin-dependent oxidoreductase → MSYSLGILDQSPIIEDATNEQTLQNTVALAQKAEQLGYSRFWVSEHHNTDTLAGTSPEVLVSYLLAKTKSINIGSGGVMLQHYSPYKVAENFHVLASLEPGRVDLGIGKAPGGLPLSTKALQYGTINKGEDFEERLTFLQHLLDDTVPVEHDLHGVLATPIPKVKPSLFLLGASSQSAALAGKLGIAFVFARFINSDHDVLKEAAEAYRTHNPKGHFAISIAALAAPTKEEAKDLVGEQKITKVHLASGRSLTLNSVELAEKFGQESGESFTVQQYDADILYGTPEDIKEKLDGYHVQYQIDEFILHTPVLKAFERERSFELLSPVNLHLQQKEAVS, encoded by the coding sequence ATGAGTTATTCATTAGGCATACTCGATCAAAGTCCAATTATTGAGGACGCAACAAACGAACAGACTTTACAAAATACGGTGGCATTAGCACAAAAAGCAGAGCAGTTAGGCTATTCACGCTTTTGGGTGTCTGAACACCACAATACAGATACATTAGCTGGGACATCACCGGAGGTTTTAGTATCTTATCTACTAGCGAAGACAAAATCCATCAACATTGGCTCAGGAGGCGTCATGTTGCAGCATTATAGCCCATATAAGGTTGCAGAAAATTTTCATGTGCTCGCATCGTTGGAACCGGGAAGAGTAGACTTAGGCATTGGCAAAGCGCCGGGGGGTTTGCCACTTTCTACTAAGGCATTGCAATATGGCACGATTAACAAAGGGGAAGATTTTGAGGAACGACTCACATTTTTACAGCACTTACTTGATGATACGGTACCTGTAGAACATGACCTGCATGGTGTACTGGCAACGCCTATTCCAAAGGTGAAGCCATCGCTATTTTTACTTGGTGCGAGTTCACAGAGTGCCGCCCTTGCAGGGAAGTTAGGCATTGCCTTTGTGTTTGCTCGCTTTATCAATAGTGATCATGATGTGTTAAAAGAAGCAGCTGAGGCATACCGCACGCATAATCCTAAAGGTCATTTTGCAATTTCCATTGCGGCTCTTGCTGCACCAACAAAAGAGGAAGCAAAAGACTTAGTGGGCGAACAAAAAATTACGAAGGTGCATTTAGCCAGTGGTCGAAGCTTAACATTGAATTCTGTCGAGCTGGCTGAAAAATTTGGGCAAGAATCAGGGGAGTCTTTCACCGTACAGCAGTATGATGCAGATATTTTATACGGCACTCCTGAAGATATAAAAGAAAAATTAGATGGCTATCATGTGCAATACCAAATTGATGAATTCATCCTGCATACGCCTGTATTGAAGGCATTTGAGCGGGAGCGATCATTTGAGCTGTTAAGTCCAGTGAATTTACATTTACAACAAAAGGAAGCAGTTAGCTAA
- a CDS encoding LLM class flavin-dependent oxidoreductase, with product MVRQDKIRFGAIIHGVGGNISSWRHPKVASNQSVSLPFYTQQAQKAEQGKFDVVFIADGVFINEKSIPHFLNRFEPLTILSALAVVTKNIGLVGTVSTSYSEPFTVARQFASLDLISGGRAGWNVVTTPLESSALNYNKTIEQHPSHAERYQIAEEYLEVAKGLWDSWDDNAFVADVENDVFFDQEKLHTLNHKGKYFSVQGPLNIARSRQGQPVIFQAGSSDAGIRLAAKDADAIFTHGGSIEESQKFYKKVKEEIKAFGRNPDEVKIFPGISPIIGDTIEEAEGKYQEILELVSIERALAYLGRYFDHHDFTQYDVDAPFPELGDIGANSFRSTTDYIKKYAREEGLTLRQVALREATPKTAFFGTARHIADLVQEWFEKEAADGFIIGVTVPGALDDFVDKVVPILQERGLYREEYEADTLRGNLGLPFKESRFVKQSV from the coding sequence ATGGTGAGACAGGATAAAATTCGATTTGGAGCAATTATTCATGGAGTCGGTGGTAATATTTCAAGTTGGCGTCACCCAAAGGTAGCAAGCAATCAAAGTGTAAGCTTGCCATTTTATACGCAGCAGGCACAAAAGGCAGAACAAGGAAAATTTGATGTTGTTTTTATTGCAGATGGCGTATTTATCAATGAAAAATCGATTCCACATTTTTTAAATCGCTTTGAGCCACTGACTATTTTATCGGCATTGGCCGTAGTGACAAAAAACATTGGGTTAGTCGGGACTGTTTCAACGTCTTATAGTGAGCCATTTACAGTGGCGCGCCAGTTTGCATCACTCGATCTTATTAGTGGTGGTCGAGCAGGCTGGAATGTAGTGACGACACCATTAGAAAGCTCAGCATTGAACTACAATAAAACAATCGAACAACACCCAAGCCACGCGGAACGCTACCAAATTGCAGAGGAGTATTTAGAGGTAGCCAAAGGTCTTTGGGATTCATGGGACGATAATGCCTTTGTTGCAGATGTTGAAAACGATGTATTTTTTGACCAAGAAAAACTCCACACCTTGAACCATAAAGGTAAGTATTTCTCTGTACAAGGACCGTTAAATATTGCTCGCTCTCGACAAGGTCAGCCGGTAATTTTTCAAGCGGGTTCATCCGATGCAGGCATTCGCTTAGCGGCAAAGGATGCAGATGCAATATTTACACATGGTGGGTCCATAGAAGAGTCACAAAAGTTTTATAAAAAGGTCAAGGAAGAGATTAAAGCATTTGGGCGTAACCCGGATGAGGTGAAAATTTTTCCAGGCATATCACCGATCATTGGCGACACAATTGAGGAAGCAGAAGGAAAATATCAGGAAATCTTAGAGCTTGTGTCCATTGAACGTGCACTCGCTTATTTAGGTCGCTACTTCGATCATCATGATTTTACACAGTATGATGTGGATGCGCCGTTCCCAGAGCTTGGCGATATTGGGGCAAATAGCTTCCGAAGTACGACAGATTATATTAAAAAGTATGCAAGAGAAGAGGGGCTAACACTTCGCCAAGTGGCTTTACGGGAAGCGACGCCAAAAACTGCCTTCTTTGGTACAGCACGGCACATTGCAGATTTAGTGCAGGAATGGTTTGAAAAAGAAGCTGCGGATGGCTTTATTATAGGTGTAACAGTACCTGGAGCACTTGATGATTTTGTCGATAAAGTTGTACCGATTTTACAAGAACGTGGGCTATATAGAGAGGAATACGAGGCAGATACATTACGAGGCAATTTAGGTTTACCTTTTAAAGAAAGTCGATTTGTCAAACAGTCTGTCTAA
- a CDS encoding LysR family transcriptional regulator has protein sequence MNIDHIEAFLYVVHYKSIHKAANVLFLSQPTVTARIKSLERELNVELFHRDGRSVILSDKGKDFLPFATQIVQTFQQGKKQLQETQQSNEICIGANLVTAQYFLAYALPKWKEIFPHMRFQIITGSTSVILEKLQSHQIDIGFIQYVHKEGINNELLLSNAVKLVMHQEHPFNRNSFIKAKELAKQKMVFFECGAFDWNYVHKMFEVEGVTANIEVRTDHLEVAKALIRTKEYMSFLPHLCVKKELESGEFIEMDVKHLLDMNQHIFLTYMNKDTLAPAFWETILETAVQFECAQEKLD, from the coding sequence TTGAATATTGATCATATCGAGGCGTTTTTATATGTAGTGCATTACAAGAGTATTCATAAAGCTGCCAATGTATTGTTTTTGTCGCAACCAACAGTGACGGCTCGTATTAAATCATTGGAGCGAGAATTAAATGTTGAATTATTTCACCGGGATGGGCGAAGCGTCATATTATCGGATAAGGGGAAGGATTTCTTGCCATTTGCGACACAGATTGTGCAAACGTTTCAGCAAGGAAAGAAGCAATTACAGGAAACACAGCAATCAAATGAAATTTGTATCGGCGCAAACTTAGTGACGGCTCAATATTTTTTAGCTTATGCGCTACCCAAATGGAAAGAAATTTTTCCACATATGCGCTTTCAAATTATTACTGGTTCAACAAGTGTAATTTTAGAAAAACTGCAAAGTCACCAGATCGATATAGGGTTTATTCAATATGTGCATAAAGAAGGAATTAATAATGAGTTATTGCTAAGTAATGCAGTCAAACTGGTTATGCATCAAGAACATCCTTTTAACCGAAATTCTTTTATTAAAGCAAAGGAACTTGCAAAACAGAAAATGGTGTTTTTTGAGTGTGGGGCGTTTGATTGGAATTATGTGCATAAGATGTTTGAGGTAGAAGGTGTGACAGCAAATATTGAAGTGCGTACAGACCATTTAGAAGTAGCCAAGGCATTAATTCGCACGAAAGAATACATGAGCTTTTTGCCACACTTATGTGTGAAAAAAGAGCTTGAAAGTGGGGAATTTATAGAAATGGACGTGAAACATTTGCTAGATATGAACCAGCATATATTTTTGACATATATGAATAAGGATACACTTGCACCAGCATTCTGGGAAACTATTTTGGAAACGGCTGTGCAATTTGAATGCGCACAAGAAAAACTCGATTGA
- the argF gene encoding ornithine carbamoyltransferase produces the protein MKLLEEVQLKLVSSLKGKDLLTLLDYTSEEVQGLVALSTQLKIITKEGTCPKLLEGKTLGMIFEKHSTRTRISFEVGMNQLGGKGMFMHARDLQIGRGESIYDTAHVLSGYLDGIMIRANSHAMVKELAKHASIPVINGLTDIYHPCQALADLETIAENKGELKGLKIAYVGDGNNVAHSLVVASAHVGMHVAVATPIGYECDTAVIAKAQAIAAANGSMITITNDPVEAVKDADAVYADVWTSMGQEEEAAKRLQDFAAYQINDELVAHAKPDYMFLHCLPAHREEEVATSVIDGPNSYIFEQAENRLHAQKAVLASILG, from the coding sequence ATGAAATTACTAGAAGAAGTACAGTTGAAGTTAGTGTCCAGCTTAAAAGGAAAAGATCTACTGACTTTGCTAGACTATACAAGTGAAGAAGTACAGGGGTTAGTTGCTCTGTCAACGCAACTTAAAATTATTACAAAAGAAGGTACATGTCCAAAGTTACTTGAAGGAAAGACACTCGGCATGATATTTGAAAAACATTCAACACGTACACGTATTTCCTTTGAAGTAGGCATGAATCAATTAGGTGGTAAAGGTATGTTTATGCATGCACGTGATTTGCAGATTGGACGCGGTGAGTCAATTTATGATACAGCGCATGTGCTGTCAGGTTACTTAGATGGTATTATGATCCGTGCAAATTCACATGCCATGGTAAAAGAACTTGCAAAACATGCTTCCATTCCAGTTATAAATGGCTTAACAGATATTTATCACCCATGCCAAGCATTAGCGGATTTAGAAACAATTGCTGAAAATAAGGGTGAACTAAAGGGACTTAAAATTGCATATGTTGGAGATGGCAACAACGTGGCGCACTCATTAGTAGTGGCTTCTGCACACGTAGGAATGCACGTAGCAGTTGCAACGCCAATTGGCTATGAATGTGATACAGCGGTTATCGCAAAAGCACAAGCTATCGCAGCGGCAAATGGCAGTATGATTACAATTACAAATGATCCAGTAGAAGCGGTAAAAGATGCGGATGCTGTTTACGCAGATGTTTGGACATCGATGGGGCAAGAAGAGGAAGCTGCAAAACGCCTACAAGACTTTGCTGCATATCAAATCAATGACGAGCTAGTTGCCCATGCCAAACCAGATTATATGTTCTTACATTGCTTACCAGCGCATCGTGAAGAAGAAGTGGCAACATCTGTTATAGATGGACCTAATTCTTACATTTTTGAGCAAGCAGAAAATAGACTACATGCACAGAAAGCAGTACTTGCATCCATTCTAGGATAA
- a CDS encoding M42 family metallopeptidase produces MTQLDSTLQMFKDLTDANGIAGNERAPREVMKKYIAPYADSVETDNLGSVIAKKVGDENGPKIVVAGHLDEVGFMVTQIDDKGFIKFQTVGGWWSQVMLAQRVTITTRKGEEVIGVIGSKPPHILPAEVRNKVVDIKDMFIDVGAASKEEVLEWGVRPGDMVTPYFEFNVMKNDKYLLAKAWDNRIGCAIAIDVMKALKDEKHPNILYSVGNVQEEVGLRGAKTATHKIQPDIGFAVDVGIAGDTPGVTAKESNSKMGAGPQIVVYDASMVSHRGLREFVLDVADDNNIPYQFEAMAGGGTDAGSIHVTANGVPALSIGIATRYIHSHAGILHRDDYDNAVKLMVEVIKKLDRDAVNKITFD; encoded by the coding sequence ATGACACAACTAGATTCAACTTTGCAAATGTTTAAGGATTTAACGGATGCTAATGGTATCGCAGGTAACGAACGTGCACCTCGTGAGGTCATGAAAAAATATATCGCACCGTACGCAGATTCAGTAGAAACAGATAATTTAGGTAGCGTGATTGCTAAAAAAGTGGGCGATGAAAATGGCCCGAAAATTGTGGTTGCAGGTCATTTAGATGAAGTAGGTTTCATGGTGACACAAATTGACGACAAAGGATTTATTAAATTCCAAACTGTTGGTGGCTGGTGGAGCCAAGTTATGCTTGCGCAGCGTGTTACAATTACTACGCGCAAAGGTGAAGAAGTTATCGGGGTGATTGGTTCTAAACCACCTCATATTTTACCAGCAGAAGTGCGTAACAAAGTGGTAGACATCAAAGATATGTTTATCGATGTTGGAGCTGCTTCAAAAGAAGAGGTATTGGAATGGGGCGTACGTCCTGGTGATATGGTAACACCATATTTCGAATTCAATGTCATGAAAAATGACAAATATTTATTAGCAAAAGCATGGGATAACCGTATCGGCTGTGCAATTGCTATTGATGTTATGAAAGCATTAAAAGATGAAAAGCATCCAAATATCCTGTACTCTGTAGGGAACGTACAAGAGGAAGTTGGCCTTCGTGGTGCGAAAACAGCAACACATAAAATTCAGCCAGATATCGGATTTGCAGTGGACGTTGGTATTGCTGGGGATACACCAGGGGTAACAGCAAAAGAATCCAACAGTAAAATGGGTGCTGGACCACAAATCGTTGTTTATGATGCGTCTATGGTATCACATCGTGGCCTACGTGAATTCGTTTTAGATGTAGCAGATGACAACAATATTCCGTATCAATTTGAGGCGATGGCTGGCGGCGGTACAGATGCTGGTTCTATCCATGTTACTGCAAATGGTGTACCGGCTCTATCAATCGGTATTGCTACACGCTATATTCACTCACATGCAGGTATTTTACACCGTGATGACTATGATAATGCTGTAAAATTAATGGTTGAAGTGATTAAAAAATTAGACCGCGATGCAGTGAACAAAATTACATTTGACTAA
- a CDS encoding dUTP diphosphatase: MNLQQLFKMQKELDEFIEKTQKIEHDVFKEKGLALMVELAELANETRCFKFWSTKGPSARDVILEEYVDSIHFILSLGLLTGYTTIERWPVIEEKRDLTEIFLMTQNYILTFISQPTEDKYFAIWQCYGLLAYNLSFTFEDVVSAYIEKNKENYNRQRSGY, translated from the coding sequence ATGAATTTACAACAATTGTTTAAAATGCAAAAAGAGCTTGATGAATTTATTGAGAAAACACAAAAAATAGAACACGATGTTTTTAAGGAAAAAGGACTAGCCTTAATGGTTGAACTTGCAGAACTTGCTAATGAAACTCGTTGCTTTAAGTTTTGGAGCACAAAAGGGCCATCAGCACGTGACGTAATTTTAGAGGAATATGTGGATTCGATTCACTTTATATTATCGCTAGGATTACTAACAGGTTATACAACAATTGAAAGATGGCCAGTTATAGAGGAAAAACGTGATTTAACGGAAATATTTTTAATGACACAGAACTATATTTTAACGTTTATTAGTCAGCCAACTGAGGATAAATATTTCGCCATTTGGCAATGCTATGGTTTACTTGCGTATAATCTGAGCTTTACCTTTGAGGATGTCGTGTCAGCCTACATTGAGAAAAATAAAGAAAATTATAATCGCCAACGCAGTGGCTATTAA
- a CDS encoding sigma-w pathway protein ysdB translates to MLPLLIRLAVIALIIYVFYKAIRYITDPKRKLDEAYEKGQYYFYDDVKNVRKNFFISFKGALFEGEKYLGTTEDAFEVVTIFVGARDAATLQGFTKNDFTYLQQEILMNYPNAKINWKQPIEQLMRDTSL, encoded by the coding sequence ATGTTACCGTTACTTATTCGACTTGCTGTCATTGCGCTTATTATTTATGTATTTTATAAAGCGATTCGTTATATAACCGATCCTAAGCGAAAACTTGATGAAGCCTATGAAAAAGGCCAGTACTACTTTTATGATGACGTTAAAAATGTAAGGAAAAATTTCTTTATCTCTTTTAAGGGTGCGCTTTTTGAAGGCGAAAAATACTTAGGTACAACCGAAGATGCATTTGAGGTTGTCACAATTTTCGTTGGTGCTCGAGACGCTGCGACCCTGCAAGGATTTACTAAAAATGACTTCACGTACCTGCAACAGGAAATCCTAATGAATTATCCAAACGCAAAAATCAACTGGAAGCAA